In Thermus sp. LT1-2-5, the genomic window CCCGCATCGCTCAAGCCGATGACCTGCACGTCTCCCCTTTCCGGGAAGATGGCCTTACCTACGGCACCCCCACCTGGGTCTGGTGCGTGGTGGTGGGGGAGGCTCTTTACGCCCGAGCGTACCACGGCGAAGGCTCGAGCTGGTACCAGGCCGCCCTCAAGCAAAGGGCCGGGCGGGTGCGGGTAGCCGGGATGGTGCGCGAGGCGGTTTTTTTACCGGTGCCCCAGGAAGACCCTGTGCAGGAGGCCATTGATGCCGCCTACCGGGAGAAGTACCGGGGAAGCCCCTACCTCGAGGCTATGCTTAGCCCCAGGGCCCGCGCAGCCACCGTACGCATCTTGCCCCGGGAGGAGGAATAGCCCATGAGCCGGAGAATACCTATGAGCCTGACCCTTCTTGCCTTGGCCTTGGCCCTGGCCTTGGCCCAGACCCCGCCCCGCGAAGATGCCGTGAGGGTCCGCTTCCTCACCGCAAAAGGGGGAGAGGTGGTGGTCCGATTGGCGCAAAACCCCACTGCCCAGGGCTTCCTCGCGCTCTTACCCTTAACCCTGGAATTTCGCGACTTTAACCGCATGGAGAAGATCGCTTATCTGCCCAGGAGGCTTCCCACCCAAGGCTCCCCGAGCCACACTCCCAAGAACGGGGACCTTATCTACTTCGTCCCCTGGGGAAACATCGGCTTCTTTTACGACGTTGCCCGGCGGGACCCAAGCTTTGACGACCGCCTCATCCTCATCGGCCGGGTAGAGCGCGGCTTTGAGCTGCTTTCCGACTTAGAGGTGGGGCCCGTGCGGGTAGAGCGAGTACGCTAAGGAGGAGGTAAGGATGATTCGGGTCTACCCAAGGAGCACCCATCCCAAGGTTCCGGGCAACCCCGCCTACTTTACTGGTCAGGTGGAGGTAGAGACCCTCAACGAAGCCCCGCCCCCAGCCAGGGTCCGGGTGGCCCGGGTGTGTTTTGCCCCTGGGGCCCGCACCCACTGGCACACCCACCCCCTGGGACAAACCCTCATCGTCCTGGAGGGGGTGGGCTGGGTACAGGAGGAGGGCCGACCCAAGGAGACCATCCGGGAAGGGGACGTGGTCTGGATCCCCCCGGAGGTCAAGCACTGGCACGGGGCCACCGCCCAAAGCCCCATGGTCCACTTGGCCATCCAGGAAGCCTTGGACGGCCAGACGGCGGAGTGGCTCGAGCCAGTAAGCGAGGAGCAGTACTTGGCTGACCCCTGATTCCAAGAAGACTGAGTTGACCAGGCCAAGCTACACCTATCAGCCATGCCACCCCTACCAGCGACGCCGAGGCCCTGGAAGCCTTGTTTCCCGATACCAAGAAATGGTGAGCAAGTAAACGATCTCTTTGAGAACAACGGTGGGAAGCTCTTTCTGTTACCGGGCTCAAGGCTACCCCAAGATACCCCAGGTCAGCAGATATATACTTAGCCCGCCCTCACCACCCCATGGGCCCCCTCCGGCCGGGCCAACCGGTAGGGGTACCCCTGGCGTTCCAGCTCGGCCAGGAAGGCCTCCGGCGCCCCGGTATCGGTGATGAGCAGGCCGATCTGGCCTAGGCCGGCAAAGCTGGCCGAGGTGGCCCGGCCCAGCTTGCTGGAGTCCACCAGGGCAAAGGCGGTGTCGGCGGCCCTCGGCATGGCCTGCTTGGTCTCGGCCTCGTAGGGGTTGGGTGGTGTAGCCCCTCCGCAGCGAGACCCCGGTGGCGCACATGAAGGCTTTGTCGGCGTGGTAGACCTCGAGCGTCCGCACCGCCGCCGGGCCAATCAGGGCCATGCTGTGGTGGCGCACCTGGCCGCCGGTGAGCAACAGCTCAA contains:
- a CDS encoding DUF2255 family protein, with the protein product MKGGKANVAEAGHWTKEELTRIAQADDLHVSPFREDGLTYGTPTWVWCVVVGEALYARAYHGEGSSWYQAALKQRAGRVRVAGMVREAVFLPVPQEDPVQEAIDAAYREKYRGSPYLEAMLSPRARAATVRILPREEE
- a CDS encoding cyclophilin-like fold protein, with product MSLTLLALALALALAQTPPREDAVRVRFLTAKGGEVVVRLAQNPTAQGFLALLPLTLEFRDFNRMEKIAYLPRRLPTQGSPSHTPKNGDLIYFVPWGNIGFFYDVARRDPSFDDRLILIGRVERGFELLSDLEVGPVRVERVR
- a CDS encoding cupin domain-containing protein, which translates into the protein MIRVYPRSTHPKVPGNPAYFTGQVEVETLNEAPPPARVRVARVCFAPGARTHWHTHPLGQTLIVLEGVGWVQEEGRPKETIREGDVVWIPPEVKHWHGATAQSPMVHLAIQEALDGQTAEWLEPVSEEQYLADP